From the Aerococcus viridans genome, the window GAGAATTTACCATCTACTTTGGCATATGTAGAATAATTTGGTCGCCAAAAATCGTAAATGTCCCCAGTATAAGAAACAGCATCGTCGTTAATGACTGCAACGCGTGGGTCTTTACTGATTAGCATAGCTACTGCACCTGCCCCTTGTGTTGATTCTCCTGACGTATTCAAGCCGTATCTAGCTATGTCAGTTGCAATCACCAAGACTTTTGACTCTGGATGACGAGCGATATGGGATACCGCCGTTTGAAGACCAACAGTTGCTGCATAACATGCCTCTTTCATTTCAATAGCACGGGCAAATGGGTTAATCCCCAAAAGCTGGTGCACATGGACTGCCATTGCTTTTGATTGGTCGACACCTGATTCTGATCCCACAATAATGAAATCAATCGCTTCTTTATCTTCTGCTGTTAAAATTGGCCAAGCTGCATTAGCTGCCATTGAAACTGGATCTTGGGTTAAGGGTGCCACTGCTTGCTGGGTTTGACCTAAACCAATCGTAAACTTCGCTGGCTCAACATCTCTTGCTTCAGCCAGTTCTTCCATATCCACATAGACATGTGGTGTGAAGAAATGTAGTTTATCTATACCAATATTCATATTCGTTACTCTCCCAACATCATTTTTTATACGTATAACGTAATTTATCACCTATCATTTTATCATAGTTTCCCCTCTCTATCCGCATTTGTATCATTCTTAGGAAATTCTGAACATATTTTTTCATAAAAAAGATAGACACGACAATTTGTCATGCTTCTCCTAGATGGAAACTGTCTGGTCAATTGGTTACTATTTTAGTGACGAGGAATCAGGTATCAAAAGACTTACTTTGATACGAGGTCAGTAGCATCAAATTCCGCTACTACAGTTTTGTAAGAAATGTATGTCATTATTTATTTAAGATTACTTCATCATCAGGAATTCCACCACGTTCAACCGAATCCATACGTTCAACATTTTCTTTGATAACTGCTAATGATTTAGAACCACCATCTACATTTTTCAATAGTAAAATGGCAATAATTACATTTTTTTATAATGATATGTAAGGAGATACCTATTTATAGGCTATCACTTTAAAATTTAATCTTTTTCATGGTATAATAAGACATACCAAAAAAGTTATTTATCTGTAAGGGGGTTAAGCATATGCCAACTAGTAAGGCACAGAAAAAAAGAAACCGTAAAATACTATGGTATGTATTGTTAATCATTTTTACGATTGTACAAGGTTTTCTGATTTCAGATGATGATCAGGCTTAGTTAATTGAATATACGATAATTAAAACGTCAAAAAATGGTCTTCCTTATTTTTTGACGCTTTTTTTATGAATATCTATCGTTATCAAAATATGCAATGATATTGTGCATTTAAGAAAAATATGATTAAGTAATAATATTTTGAAGATAAGTAGTGTAACAAGGTCCTATCATTTAAAAATATTTTGCTGCTTTGTAAGAGTACCTTTCTCTTCTTAAATTCCCCCACCTCCATTCACTCATTTTCGGTCTAAATTTATATTTTCCCCTTTATTAAAAACTGCATAAA encodes:
- a CDS encoding hydroxymethylglutaryl-CoA synthase; the protein is MNIGIDKLHFFTPHVYVDMEELAEARDVEPAKFTIGLGQTQQAVAPLTQDPVSMAANAAWPILTAEDKEAIDFIIVGSESGVDQSKAMAVHVHQLLGINPFARAIEMKEACYAATVGLQTAVSHIARHPESKVLVIATDIARYGLNTSGESTQGAGAVAMLISKDPRVAVINDDAVSYTGDIYDFWRPNYSTYAKVDGKFSNEQYLSYLETVWTEYKKRTNKTLADFKALAFHLPYSKMGLKGLRQLLPEVDEAKQAALTEQFEASRVYNKRVGNIYTGSLYLSLISLLDQSQNLEAGDTIGLYSYGSGAVGEFFSITLVEGFKDMLADESHQAMLDNRVQLSVADYELIFQEELPTDGSQLVLSEDEEQFQLAGVEGHKRLYK